In Bacteroides cellulosilyticus, the genomic stretch GGATGCGGGCTTTTTCAATCCACAAATCGGCAGAATCCAATTGACAGAGATTGAGGTGACGCAGTGCCAGCGAACGAACGGAGGTGAACATAGCGTCTTGATTGTTGCTCGCTACAGCTTGTTCCCATAACTTTTCCGTATAGGTATAGTCGTCCTGTATCAGCCCTATGTCGCTAAGGTGAGTCAGCAACTCCAGTCGCCTTGAAGAAACTGACGCTGAATCCAACAGGTGAATTAAACTGTCTTTAGAGGCGGTCAGATTCTCAGAGGCATACCCCAACGTCAGGGTGCAATGGAAAAGTAGGTAGCAGATGACGTAGGGTTTAAGCCGGTTAGCCGCTTTTCCCATTTATTTATGTTTGTTTGGTGTACTTATTTAATTGTGTACTAATGTTCCGATTTCTTCTCCTTGCATTACTTTTTTCAAATTACCCACTGTATCCATGTCGAACACGATGATTGGCAAATTGTTTTCTTTGCACATGCAAGTGGCGGTGAGGTCCATCACTTTCAAACCACGTTTCAATACTTCGTCATAAGTGATATCGTCGAATTTTGTAGCAGTCGGATCTTTTTCCGGGTCTGCGGTATAGATACCATCCACACGTGTACCTTTTAGCATGACATCGGCTTCAATCTCGATACCGCGTAGAGAAGAGCCCGTGTCTGTAGTGAAGAACGGATTTCCCGTTCCGGCAGACATAATAACGACTTCGCCTGCTTCCATGCTTTCGATGGCTTTCCACTTATTATAAAATTCTCCGATAGGTTCCATGCGTACGGCTGTAAGTACACGTGCCTTTACGCCGGTGGCTACCAGGGCAGAGCTTAGTGCCAAACTGTTGATTACAGTTGCGAGCATACCCATTTGGTCGCCTTTTACGCGGTCGAAACCTTTGTTTGCACCACTCAATCCACGGAAAATATTTCCACCGCCGATGACGATACCTATCTGAACGCCCAGTTCATGGATTTCCTTGATCTGTGCTGCATATTCGGCAAGGCGCTTCTCGTCAATGCCATATTGTTTTTCGCCCATCAGGCTTTCGCCGCTGAGCTTTAACAGGATTCTTTTATACTTTGCCATATGATATTACATTTAGTTTCTGCAAATATACGCTTTCTGTCTGTAAAGATTAACTTTGGTACAGAATTTTTCTACTTAAAACTGCCTGCATGATGCCACGGAGAGATAAATAGACGATGAAAGCGAGCCAGAGGGCATGATTTCCCATCCATTCGTGTAAAGAGTAATAGACAAGGAAGAAGCTGCCGGAAGCTACCAGCATGGAGTAAAACATTTGTCGGGTGGCAGTGGCTCCTATAAAAATGCCATCCCACAGGAAAGCGGCAAAACCTGTAAGTGGGATTGCCAATACCCAATAAAAGTAATTTCCGGCTTCCCGAATGACGGAGGTTTCATTAGTCAGCAGTCCCAGGAATGACTTGCCTCCAAAGAAATAAAGCAAGGTGAAACCTGTGGAAAGACCGACACCCCAAATGAAGAGCTGGCGAACCGTGCGATATAATGCCGGTCGATTATTGGCACCAACATATTTACCCACTAACGCTTCTCCTGAATAAGCAAAACCATCCATGATATAAGAAAATAGAGTGAATAATTGCATTAGCAAAGTATTGACGGCCAATACTATTTCTCCTTGTGCCGCTCCGGCAGAAGTGAAAAATAGAGTGACAATGACCAGACAGAGGGTTCGTAGAAAGATATCCCGGTTTACCTGGAAAAAACGCAGCATGGCTTCCTTTTTCAGCACTTCATGCCAAGCAACGTGCTTTTTAAGTCCTCCATAATATCGCCTCCATAATAATAATGCCATCAGGAAACCGGCATATTGAGCCGTAAGTGTTCCCCAAGCTACCCCGGCAACTTTCATGTGGAACAGATAAACGAAACAAAGGCTTGCGGCAATATTCACAATATTTTGTGTGATGGCGATGTACATCGGGAAACGTGAATTCTGCATACCGATGAACCAACCTGCGAATCCATAGAGTCCGAGCATAGCAGGCGCTCCCCAGATACAGATCCGGAAATAGAGTGTAGCCAATCGCTCTACTTCCTCTGTAGTTTGTATAAAAGTGAATGCCAGCTTCCGGATGGGATATTGCAATGCCACTAAGATAATGGCGATAAGCAATCCTACTCCGACCGACCGTAATAAAAGTCGTGCAACTTCATCCAGATCATGTTTGCCGTATGCCTGTGAGGTCATTCCACTGGTCCCCATTCTCAAAAATCCGAAGATCCAGTAGATAATATTGAATAACATTCCGCCCACGGCAATGGCTCCGATATATGCAGCGGCTCCCAGATGCCCTACGATTGTTACATCAATCAGTCCCAGCAGGGGAACTGTTATGTTTGATATAATCGAGGGTACAGCTATCTGAAGTATTCTTTTATTGATAATATTCGGAGTTTGAGCAATCATTTTAAAACTCTGGTTTGTTCTATTTACCGACAAAGGTACTCTTTTTGTCGCAAACGGTAAAAAAGCACCTGATAATAACAATTTTTATAGTACATAATGTTTGAAAAATGAATATATTTGCGGTAACAAAAACTGGGTAATATTTAATAAGAGATGAGAACCTTAACTTTGCTATTTTCATTAATGGTTACTTTCCCCTTTGTGCTCTCTGCGCAAACGGCGGGAGAACTGCTACAGAAGGTGTCTGCCGCCTTGTCTGAGGGGCAGGATGATTATGTTGTGAGTCTGTTTCGTCAGGCGATAGCTGCCGGAGCAGATCAGACTGAAATGTATTATTGGACTCAAATAGAAAAAAACAGTGCCGTGGCTCCCCGTCTGGTCAATGAGTTGGCAACCTATTACAAGCGTAAGCGGAATTATGACAAAGCTTATCTTTTTTACAGAGAATTCTTGCAGTATCATTCCGAAGATGTTCCTGCACTTGTGTCGTGTGCCGAAATGGAGATGATGAGAGGTAAGGAAAAAGATGCCGTCAAAACTTATGAAAAAGTTTTGATGCTGGATGCCAATAATCTGCAAGCCAATATTTTTCTGGGGAGTTATTACTACCTGCAAGCAGAACGCGAAAAGAAGAAGCTGGAGGATGATTATAAGAAAATAACTTCTCCTACACGGATGCAATACGCCCGCTATCGTAACGGACTTTCTGATGTCTACTCCAATGGTTACTCCAAAGCAAAGGACTATTTGCAGCGTGTGTTGCAACTGTTTCCTTCCACAGAGGCGGGAAATACCTTGGAAAAGATCAGGAAACTGGAAGCGGAAATTAAGTAAGCTGTAATTAAGTAAGCTATAATAAGCTTTCCGCGTTTTCTACTGCTCTTTTGCAATAATAGCCCGATGCAATCTTTTGGTTGATCTCCTTTATATTTCTGACCATTTCGTCATAGGATTCTGCGGAAATGGATGATAATATGGAGTCTAACTCTTCCAGTGAATCAATACACACGCCTATTTTGTTCTCTGCAACAAATGAGGCCAATGCTGCTTCTTTCCATATAATTATGGGAAGATTGCAGCGTATGTATAAGGATACCTTGTGCGGATTGTTTATCCTCAGGTATATCCCGAAATCTCCCGAGCAGGTATGGATAGAGTCTCCTTCCCATATTAAGCCAAAGTGTGCGCTGACCTGTTCTATTAACTGATCAGAAGGCACAAAACCTTTAAATTTGAACAACGTCTTGTCTTCTATTTTGTCTTCTTCGAATCCTCCGCCGTAAAGTTCAAATTGCCATTTTGACATCACATCATTCAAAGAGTACAGGTATCTGTTTTTCTTGTAAGTCAGTGCTCCTGCATAGATCACCTTAATTGGTTTCTGGTTAGGTTCCTGGGTATTGTTGTTTACGGAAGGAGATAGATAATCGAAAATCTCCAGGCATACCATAGGTTTGCTGTATCCTTGCTCTTTCAGCCATATCTCCATCTTATCGTTGTGTACGATCAGTACATCCGAATGGTTGAGGCGTTTGATTTCCTGCTCTGCTGTCAACTTCTTTCTTCTGAAAGTTCCCAAGTCATGGATAATCGTGATAACCTTTCCCCGTTTCAAGTGTATGATATTACATACGAAAGAGTAATACTTCTTGAAAGGATACTGGACGACTACCACGTCATTGGCAGAAACTGTAAACAAAACTTTTAGTACTCCGGCAAGGGTTATTAAAAAGCCTGCTATCTTGTTGGAATAAGTGGTTTGCGGTAGTCCGGCATTTTTATATCCCAGTTTAGAGAGAATTTCTTCTATATCTGTTTTTGCCTTATTACCTGCATTGTTCAGGCCATTATAGTTTTTGGATAGATAATATCGGGTCATTATTTTGTTCTTTTAGATTGATAACTCCTTTTTAGTGAGCAATATGGCGGATGCAATAGTATCATCCATATCGAAATATGCATATTGTCCCAAACGTCCTCCGAAAATGACACGGGAATCTTTTTCTGCCAATGCCTTATACTTATTGAAGCATTTTAAATTCTTTTCATCATTGATGGGATAGTAAGGTTCGTCGGAAGGTGTGTATTCCTGAGGATACTCCTTGGTTATGATAGTTGAAGGCTGTTTTCCGAATTCAAAATGTTTATGTTCGATGATTCGTGTAAACGGGTATTTTGCTTCATTGTAGTTGATTACGGCATTACCTTGATAATTGTCAGTATCCAGATGGATATGTTCAAACTTCAGGCTTCTGTAATCCAGTCTGCCAAATTTATATTCAAAATACTCGTCAATGCAACCTGTGAAAAGTATCTTTTCGGCTATACTCTGAAAATAGGGTATGTTGTCAAAATAGTTCGTATCGGTTTGAACATCGATATCCTTTAACAGATTATTGGTGAGTGCAGTGTATCCATCTTTAGGGATGCCTTGATAGGGATCGTTGAAGTAGTTATTGTTATAAGTAAGGCGGAAGGGTATTCTTTTGATGATGGAAGCCGGCAGTTGGTTGGCGGGGCGTCCCCATTGCTTTTCCGTATATTCCTTAATAAAAGTGTAATATATGTCGTCTCCGCAAAGTTTCAGTGCTTGCTCTTCCAGATTATCAGGCTGGGATATGTCTTTATATTTAGAGCATTGTTCCTGAATTTTATGTTTTGCTTCTTCCGGAGTATTTACGTTCCATAACTTATTGAATGTATTCATATTAAAAGGAAGATTGTAAAGCCTTCCTTCGCTGTATGCCAGAGGGGAGTTAACGTAATTATTGAATTTTGCGAATCTGTTTATGTAATGCCAGACTTCTTCATTGTCCGTATGGAATATATGTGCTCCATACCAATGTATTTTTATATCATTTTCTTCTTTAGTGTAAATATTTCCTCCAGTGTGGTTACGCTTGTCAATGACCAGGCATTTCTTTCCGTTTTCATTCATAATCTGAGCAAAAACAGAACCGAATAAACCGGAACCCACAACGAGATAGTCATATATACTTTTTCATTTATTTAATGCTTCTGGTTTGCAAAGTAACAGAAAAATAAAATCTTATCAAAGCATTTGAATATGTAAAAGTATGTGGTGCAATGCAATTATAGCGTTATCCGCCTGGCAAACGAGTTGGCTACGTATTATAAATGTCTTGATATGAGTGAAATATGATATCAAACAGGTGGGAAATATGCTACGTTACACTGTGTTTTAGCCTTATTGTTCTTTCTCAAAGCAATGTATGTTTATTGCTAAAAGTATGTAGGTTGTCTTGCAAAACAGTACCCAGGGCTGACGCATTAAAAATATTTCATGGATAAAAGTTCACAAAGTAGTTCATTATCCCATCCTGCTGCCTTTCTTTTCCCTTTTACGCTTCCTTTTCTTTCATTTTTCTTAATAACCATCAGTGCTATTTTATTCATAAGTGAAACGTTTTGTGCCGCATTTCCGGTTTTTCTGCCTGCATCTTCATTAAAAGAGACATCCAACTGCCAATGCAAATTGTTTTCAATAGCCCAATGTGCCCGTATAGACTCTGCTATTTTTTGAGGTTCCAGCCCTAAAGAGGTGATATAAAACCTATGGCTTACAGAGGTTTCGCCTGTTGTTTTGATTGTTCTTTGTGAAGATATTCTCACAACCGCCTTCAATCCCTTCCATTCTTTGAACATTCCGGTTAAAGCCTGGCAACTGTACACAAAACATTCACGGCGTTCGTGTCTGCCATGAGACTCTTCCTCTGTTATATATTTGCCGTATCTGGTGGCATAATGTGCTTTGTTCACATCGATATTTTTATCATCCAAATCATCAAACCAACTTTTGACGGTATTATAAAGATTCTTATGGTTTTCTTTCAGAGCTAAGACATAATCTGCTCCACCCTCTATTATTTTTTTAGCAATATCCGTTTGACACCCCATTGCATCAATGGTTACAATGCACTTGACTAAATCCAAGGCTTCTAACAACAACGGGATAGCCACGATCTCGTTATGTTTTTCATTAACTTTCAGCTGTCCAAGACTGATGCCATTAGCTGTAGCCCAAGCACTAACCATATGAAGTTTAAAATTTCGATTACCAGTGGGGTGAGATGAGCTACATTTACTGGCACCACGAATGGTTTTGCCGTCAATAGCTACAACACCCTCATATTTCTCGCAGATTTCAAACATCCAATGCCGAAAAATACGTTCGAAATACTCAGGATTCAGAGCACTGAAAAAACGATTGAAGGTATCGTGACTGGGGATAGATTCCAATCCGGGCAGCCGTTCGCGGAAAAAGTCAATCTTGGCATTGCCGAAATCTTCTACTTCATACCAGGATTCTGCACCACATATTACAGCAGCCATTGAAATATAAACGATAGCATCGGCAGAATGTACACGTTTTCTGTCAATACGAGGATCATTGATTTGTTTACAAATACTAAATATTGCCATTATTTTAGTCAATTTATGTTTCTTAATTGCTTATAAAGATAAGAATTTAAGATGACATATAAAAATAGTTTATACATTAATTGTCAATTATATATAGTGCGATTTTAATAAATTGAATATAAGTATTTATGGTAAAAACTATAATGCGTCAGCCCTGGTGTACAGTTGCAGGGCTGACGCATTAAAAATATTTCATGGATAAAAGTTCACAAAGTAGTTCATTATCCCATCCTGCTGCCTTTCTTTTCCCTTTTACGCTTCCTTTTCTTTCATTTTTCTTAATAACCATCAGTGCTATTTTATTCATAAGTGAAACGTTTTGTGCCGCATTTCCGGTTTTTCTGCCTGCATCTTCATTAAAAGAGACATCCAACTGCCAATGCAAATTGTTTTCAATAGCCCAATGTGCCCGTATAGACTCTGCTATTTTTTGAGGTTCCAGCCCTAAAGAGGTGATATAAAACCTATGGCTTACAGAGGTTTCGCCTGTTGTTTTGATTGTTCTTTGTGAAGATATTCTCACAACCGCCTTCAATCCCTTCCATTCTTTGAACATTCCGGTTAAAGCCTGGCAACTGTACACAAAACATTCACGGCGTTCGTGTCTGCCATGAGACTCTTCCTCTGTTATATATTTGCCGTATCTGGTGGCATAATGTGCTTTGTTCACATCGATATTTTTATCATCCAAATCATCAAACCAACTTTTGACGGTATTATAAAGATTCTTATGGTTTTCTTTCAGAGCTAAGACATAATCTGCTCCACCCTCTATTATTTTTTTAGCAATATCCGTTTGACACCCCATTGCATCAATGGTTACAATGCACTTGACTAAATCCAAGGCTTCTAACAACAACGGGATAGCCACGATCTCGTTATGTTTTTCATTAACTTTCAGCTGTCCAAGACTGATGCCATTAGCTGTAGCCCAAGCACTAACCATATGAAGTTTAAAATTTCGATTACCAGTGGGGTGAGATGAGCTACATTTACTGGCACCACGAATGGTTTTGCCGTCAATAGCTACAACACCCTCATATTTCTCGCAGATTTCAAACATCCAATGCCGAAAAATACGTTCGAAATACTCAGGATTCAGAGCACTGAAAAAACGATTGAAGGTATCGTGACTGGGGATAGATTCCAATCCGGGCAGCCGTTCGCGGAAAAAGTCAATCTTGGCATTGCCGAAATCTTCTACTTCATACCAGGATTCTGCACCACATATTACAGCAGCCATTGAAATATAAACGATAGCATCGGCAGAATGTACACGTTTTCTGTCAATACGAGGATCATTGATTTGTTTACAAATACTAAATATTGCCATTATTTTAGTCAATTTATGTTTCTTAATTGCTTATAAAGATAAGAATTTAAGATGACATATAAAAATAGTTTATACATTAATTGTCAATTATATATAGTGCGATTTTAATAAATTGAATATAAGTATTTATGGTAAAAACTATAATGCGTCAGCCCTGAAACAGTACCTTATTCCGTTTGACCACATTAGTGGAGCACGTACTCCATTATTGTGAAGCAACAGGACCACGATTGTGAAGCACGTGATTTATAATTGTGGGTCAGGGCTGACGCATTATAGTTTTTACCATAAATACTTATATTCAATTTATTAAAATCGCACTATATATAATTGACAATTAATGTATAAACTATTTTTATATGTCATCTTAAATTCTTATCTTTATAAGCAATTAAGAAACATAAATTGACTAAAATAATGGCAATATTTAGTATTTGTAAACAAATCAATGATCCTCGTATTGACAGAAAACGTGTACATTCTGCCGATGCTATCGTTTATATTTCAATGGCTGCTGTAATATGTGGTGCAGAATCCTGGTATGAAGTAGAAGATTTCGGCAATGCCAAGATTGACTTTTTCCGCGAACGGCTGCCCGGATTGGAATCTATCCCCAGTCACGATACCTTCAATCGTTTTTTCAGTGCTCTGAATCCTGAGTATTTCGAACGTATTTTTCGGCATTGGATGTTTGAAATCTGCGAGAAATATGAGGGTGTTGTAGCTATTGACGGCAAAACCATTCGTGGTGCCAGTAAATGTAGCTCATCTCACCCCACTGGTAATCGAAATTTTAAACTTCATATGGTTAGTGCTTGGGCTACAGCTAATGGCATCAGTCTTGGACAGCTGAAAGTTAATGAAAAACATAACGAGATCGTGGCTATCCCGTTGTTGTTAGAAGCCTTGGATTTAGTCAAGTGCATTGTAACCATTGATGCAATGGGGTGTCAAACGGATATTGCTAAAAAAATAATAGAGGGTGGAGCAGATTATGTCTTAGCTCTGAAAGAAAACCATAAGAATCTTTATAATACCGTCAAAAGTTGGTTTGATGATTTGGATGATAAAAATATCGATGTGAACAAAGCACATTATGCCACCAGATACGGCAAATATATAACAGAGGAAGAGTCTCATGGCAGACACGAACGCCGTGAATGTTTTGTGTACAGTTGCCAGGCTTTAACCGGAATGTTCAAAGAATGGAAGGGATTGAAGGCGGTTGTGAGAATATCTTCACAAAGAACAATCAAAACAACAGGCGAAACCTCTGTAAGCCATAGGTTTTATATCACCTCTTTAGGGCTGGAACCTCAAAAAATAGCAGAGTCTATACGGGCACATTGGGCTATTGAAAACAATTTGCATTGGCAGTTGGATGTCTCTTTTAATGAAGATGCAGGCAGAAAAACCGGAAATGCGGCACAAAACGTTTCACTTATGAATAAAATAGCACTGATGGTTATTAAGAAAAATGAAAGAAAAGGAAGCGTAAAAGGGAAAAGAAAGGCAGCAGGATGGGATAATGAACTACTTTGTGAACTTTTATCCATGAAATATTTTTAATGCGTCAGCCCTGAATTGTGGGTAATGCTAAACTGTTGGTTTATAATGTAATAACATAGGTAGCTAACCGGAAAAACATAGGCAGTCAACGTAAACAAACACTGTTCTGAGCATCACTGTAAGGCGGGGATTCTCCCACCGGGATGGCGCAAACTACTGCTACTTGGCACATTCGACGTCTTTGTGATGAAGAAAAAAACGAAAAATGAGGGGTGTTGAAACAGTCGATTTATCTGCTAAAAGAAGTGTAATAAGCCTATTATTAGCGGTATAACTCTGTTTTACGTTGGTGTAGGCAATTTTACTTACACCTTTTTAAAATTTGCCTACACCATCGCTCATTGCCGATGAATAGGGCGATACAGAGCATGGGTGTAAGCGTGTAGGTAAAAGTGTGCATAAACTCTGGGTAGCGGTTGAATTCAATTTTTAAATGCGGCATCTGTTTTTTGAGTTTGTCAAAGAATGTATTGTACTTCCTTAAACAGATATCCGCGTACCTTTCCTGCCTGATCTTCAAGAATAAATCGCCCGTCCGGTTCTACGCATAACAGGCGTGCAAGGAATTCACCGTCTGCATCGGCATAGCGGTGGAAACCTTCCCGACGGAAAAGAGAGCGGGCATATCGTTCGGCAATACAGTTGGCGGCATCGCCCGAAGAGTCTGTTTGCAGAAGGATATAGTATTCTTTGAGTCGCCTCATGATGTTGGCGAGTATCAGATAGCGTTCATGTTCTTGTCCTGTGATCTGCTTTAGAGATACCGGGTTGGGGGCATTGCTCCGAAAAGTTTCCTGGTTTATGTTGACACCAATGCCGGAAATGCTGCGTCCGATGTGATGTCCGGAGAGGTCGTTTTCTATCAGTATGCCGCAAATCTTCTTTTCGTTCCAGTAGATGTCATTCGGCCATTTGATGGAAATGCCTTTTGTCCATTCGTCCAACTCTTCTTTAATGGAAAGGGAGACGATTTGAGAAAGGATGAACTGGCGACGGGCTTCAACGAAAGTGGGATAGAGCACGAAGCTGAATGTGATGTTCCGGCAATCTTCGGACTCCCAACTGTTGCCACGCTGCCCTTTACCGGCAGTCTGGCGCTCGGCTATGACCGTCGTGAACTCTCGGACAACGGATTGCTGTTCACCGCAAAGTTGAGTTAAATAGTTATTCGTAGAGTCTGTTTCCGGCAATATGATCAGTGGGACAGGAAACTCTGCGGGAGTAATCATCAAAT encodes the following:
- the pyrH gene encoding UMP kinase; protein product: MAKYKRILLKLSGESLMGEKQYGIDEKRLAEYAAQIKEIHELGVQIGIVIGGGNIFRGLSGANKGFDRVKGDQMGMLATVINSLALSSALVATGVKARVLTAVRMEPIGEFYNKWKAIESMEAGEVVIMSAGTGNPFFTTDTGSSLRGIEIEADVMLKGTRVDGIYTADPEKDPTATKFDDITYDEVLKRGLKVMDLTATCMCKENNLPIIVFDMDTVGNLKKVMQGEEIGTLVHN
- a CDS encoding galactofuranosyltransferase, which encodes MTRYYLSKNYNGLNNAGNKAKTDIEEILSKLGYKNAGLPQTTYSNKIAGFLITLAGVLKVLFTVSANDVVVVQYPFKKYYSFVCNIIHLKRGKVITIIHDLGTFRRKKLTAEQEIKRLNHSDVLIVHNDKMEIWLKEQGYSKPMVCLEIFDYLSPSVNNNTQEPNQKPIKVIYAGALTYKKNRYLYSLNDVMSKWQFELYGGGFEEDKIEDKTLFKFKGFVPSDQLIEQVSAHFGLIWEGDSIHTCSGDFGIYLRINNPHKVSLYIRCNLPIIIWKEAALASFVAENKIGVCIDSLEELDSILSSISAESYDEMVRNIKEINQKIASGYYCKRAVENAESLL
- the glf gene encoding UDP-galactopyranose mutase, with the protein product MYDYLVVGSGLFGSVFAQIMNENGKKCLVIDKRNHTGGNIYTKEENDIKIHWYGAHIFHTDNEEVWHYINRFAKFNNYVNSPLAYSEGRLYNLPFNMNTFNKLWNVNTPEEAKHKIQEQCSKYKDISQPDNLEEQALKLCGDDIYYTFIKEYTEKQWGRPANQLPASIIKRIPFRLTYNNNYFNDPYQGIPKDGYTALTNNLLKDIDVQTDTNYFDNIPYFQSIAEKILFTGCIDEYFEYKFGRLDYRSLKFEHIHLDTDNYQGNAVINYNEAKYPFTRIIEHKHFEFGKQPSTIITKEYPQEYTPSDEPYYPINDEKNLKCFNKYKALAEKDSRVIFGGRLGQYAYFDMDDTIASAILLTKKELSI
- a CDS encoding ISAs1 family transposase, whose product is MAIFSICKQINDPRIDRKRVHSADAIVYISMAAVICGAESWYEVEDFGNAKIDFFRERLPGLESIPSHDTFNRFFSALNPEYFERIFRHWMFEICEKYEGVVAIDGKTIRGASKCSSSHPTGNRNFKLHMVSAWATANGISLGQLKVNEKHNEIVAIPLLLEALDLVKCIVTIDAMGCQTDIAKKIIEGGADYVLALKENHKNLYNTVKSWFDDLDDKNIDVNKAHYATRYGKYITEEESHGRHERRECFVYSCQALTGMFKEWKGLKAVVRISSQRTIKTTGETSVSHRFYITSLGLEPQKIAESIRAHWAIENNLHWQLDVSFNEDAGRKTGNAAQNVSLMNKIALMVIKKNERKGSVKGKRKAAGWDNELLCELLSMKYF
- a CDS encoding biotin--[acetyl-CoA-carboxylase] ligase, with the protein product MMPCPDMKKEPNLMITPAEFPVPLIILPETDSTNNYLTQLCGEQQSVVREFTTVIAERQTAGKGQRGNSWESEDCRNITFSFVLYPTFVEARRQFILSQIVSLSIKEELDEWTKGISIKWPNDIYWNEKKICGILIENDLSGHHIGRSISGIGVNINQETFRSNAPNPVSLKQITGQEHERYLILANIMRRLKEYYILLQTDSSGDAANCIAERYARSLFRREGFHRYADADGEFLARLLCVEPDGRFILEDQAGKVRGYLFKEVQYIL
- a CDS encoding MATE family efflux transporter is translated as MIAQTPNIINKRILQIAVPSIISNITVPLLGLIDVTIVGHLGAAAYIGAIAVGGMLFNIIYWIFGFLRMGTSGMTSQAYGKHDLDEVARLLLRSVGVGLLIAIILVALQYPIRKLAFTFIQTTEEVERLATLYFRICIWGAPAMLGLYGFAGWFIGMQNSRFPMYIAITQNIVNIAASLCFVYLFHMKVAGVAWGTLTAQYAGFLMALLLWRRYYGGLKKHVAWHEVLKKEAMLRFFQVNRDIFLRTLCLVIVTLFFTSAGAAQGEIVLAVNTLLMQLFTLFSYIMDGFAYSGEALVGKYVGANNRPALYRTVRQLFIWGVGLSTGFTLLYFFGGKSFLGLLTNETSVIREAGNYFYWVLAIPLTGFAAFLWDGIFIGATATRQMFYSMLVASGSFFLVYYSLHEWMGNHALWLAFIVYLSLRGIMQAVLSRKILYQS
- a CDS encoding tetratricopeptide repeat protein, whose amino-acid sequence is MRTLTLLFSLMVTFPFVLSAQTAGELLQKVSAALSEGQDDYVVSLFRQAIAAGADQTEMYYWTQIEKNSAVAPRLVNELATYYKRKRNYDKAYLFYREFLQYHSEDVPALVSCAEMEMMRGKEKDAVKTYEKVLMLDANNLQANIFLGSYYYLQAEREKKKLEDDYKKITSPTRMQYARYRNGLSDVYSNGYSKAKDYLQRVLQLFPSTEAGNTLEKIRKLEAEIK